GCCATGGGGATGCTTGGCTTTGCCTGTCTGTCCATATCAGTGCGTCGTGCTCTGGCGCATTGGCTGGACATTGACCCCGCCTCGCCAGTGCATACTACGGCTTTGGTTTTTCTTGTTTACTTAGCGGCTCTTTCTCTTGGTACGTTGCTAAGCGGATGGGAGCTTCAGCGCGCGGCAGCAGAAACCGTTGGCATCGCACCAGAATCACTCGTTTTTGGCCAGTTGTTCTTTGTACTGCTCGCACTCGCCGGGGTTGGCCTGGGCATTCGCCGCAACGTGCGGCAAACGCTGGCTCGCCTCGGTCTAAGCATGCCGAGTCTGCGCCATCTGAAGAGCGCAATCGCCATGATTGCGGCTTTTCTCTTCCTTGATTATGTCACATCATGGCTCTGGCATCAGTTTTGGCCTGTACACTACCGGATGGTCATGGAAGCCACCCAGCGATTGTTTGCACCTTACAACTCTCCTGCAGGTGCGTTGCTGCTAGCCCTCTCGGCAGGCATTGGAGAAGAGACGCTCTTCCGTGGCGCCCTGCAACCCCGCTTCCGCATCGCGTTGACGGCAGCAGTCTTTGCTTTAGGACACATGCAGTACACGCTCTCACCTGCCATTCTGGAGATATGGCTCATTGGCCTCGCTTTGGGCTGGCTGCGTCAGAAGAGTAATACCATGACTTGCATGATCGTCCATATTGGCTACAATTTCTTAGACATGTTTTTGATGCGCTTTTTGCCCTGACCAGATCCGGCATGAACCATACTCTCAATTCAGGACGACAACCTGTAAGTAGCGAAAAACTGCGCCGATTGGGAGTGCAACTCGGCGTGGCTGGCTTGCGTCCCGCCGCGAAGGGGTCGCGCAGCACTCCTGCAACGTCCCTAGAAGCGTTAGTGCCCGGGCAAGTTGTGGAGACGCCATACGGCACCTGCTTCATGGTGGAGACGCGCTATCACCTGGATTATACTCACGGTGGCTATCCGCTGGGAGAACTCCCCTCGCGCGAACGTCCTTCTCCTTATCTGGCTCATCTAACCGGTGATCAGCGCGTGGCTGCTCAGGACTTTGCTTCTGCCATTTTCTTCGATATCGAGACCACTGGGCTGGGCATCGGGGCAGGCATGTACGCGTTTATGGTGGGCTTTGGCACGTTCGAGGGCGATGCATTCTGCCTGCGCCAATACTTCATGCGCGACTATCACGAAGAAGAGGCATTGCTCTATCTCCTCAATCAGCACATGCAGGGCTTTTCCTGGTGGGTGAGTTTTAACGGGCGCAACTTCGACTTGCCCATCCTGGCAACGCGCTTTACCTGTGGACGTCAGGAGATGCCCCTCGCTCAGGCGCCACACCTGGATTTGCTCTACCCGGCGCGCCGGCTGTGGCGGCAGCGACTGAGCTCCTGTGCGCTCTCTTCCCTAGAGGCAGGCGTATTGGGCATGACCCGCGAGGGAGACGTGCCCGGCTGGTTGATTCCGGAACTGTACTTTGACTACCTGCGCTATGGCGAAGTTGAACCGTTGCGTCAAGTCTTTTTGCACAACGCCCTCGACATCCTCAGCCTAGTTGCCCTCACCGTTAAGGCAGATGCCATGCTGCGCGATCCCTTTGGACAAGAAGTGGAGCACGCCGTAGATCTGTACAGTCTAGGCCTGGTGTTCGAGTCCCTGGGAGAGAGACACGCAGCCCAGCGTGCCTATGAACAAGCCCTGCAGAAACGGTTGCCTCCTGGCATACAAGAGCAGGCGCTGCGTCGCTTGTCTTTCCTCTACAAGAGAAGCGGACAAACTGAGCGCGCAGTGCGCATCTGGCATGTGTTGCAGGAGAAGAATCGAGCCGAGGCTTATGTGGAACTGGCCAAGTACTACGAGCACCAACAACGCGATTATGCGATAGCAGCCCGACTCGTCAGCGAAGCGCTGGCTCTGGATAACCTGCCAGCAAAGGGCTATTGTTCGCCACAGGCGTTGAGAGCGCGGCTAGCACGGCTGAAGAGAAAACTGGGAGAAGGAGGTTTGCCCATGCCTCATATCGAATCCTACTCATTTGGCAGGATCACCATAGACGGCAAGACCTATACCTCCGATGTCATCATCCTGCCGGATGGCGTGCGCCCAGGATGGTGGCGTAAAGAAGGGCATAACCTGCATAAGGAAGACCTAGTGGAAATCATCGCGGTGCGTCCGCAGGTGTTGGTCATCGGCACCGGCAATGTAGGACTCATGCAAGTACCCCAGGATGTTTTGGACTATCTGGCTACGCATGGCATCCGTGCCGAGATAGAGCACACGGCCGCAGCGTGCAAACGCTATAACGAGCTATCTGCGTCGGAACAGGTGGCAGCTGCCCTGCACCTGACTTGCTGAACATGATTGTACGCGAGATCACCTGCAAGTCAGCCCTGACCCGCTCGGGCATCAGCGGCGTGGATTATGCCCTCAATCCTTACGTAGGCTGCCAGCACGGCTGCGCCTATTGCTACGCCGTGTTCATGAAACGCTTTACAGGCCATCGCGAGGAATGGGGGCAATTCGTGGACGTGCGTGTGAACGCACCCCAAGTATTGTCAAGGCAATTAGAGCACGCCAAGCCGGGCACTGTCAGCCTAGGGACCGTAACAGATGCTTACCAGCCCTTGGAGCGCCAGTACGAACTGAGCTGGCAGTGCCTGCAAGCCCTGGTCGCCCATCCAGATTTCTCCACCACCGTGCTGACGAAAAGTGCCCTTGTGTTGCGCGACCTGGATGTGCTGCGTGAGATGAAGGACGTGGAAGTGGCATTTACTATCACAACCCTGAATGAATCGGTGCGGCGTGCGCTGGAGCCCCACGCGTCGCCCATTCCACAGCGCATCGAGGCATTGTCCCGTCTGCATGACGCAGGCATTCGCACCTGGGCCTTCTTCGGCCCTGCCCTGCCGGTCTTTTCCGACAGCGAAGAAGATATAGACGCCCTGTTTGCTGCTCTGGCGCAAACTGGCATTTCACACATTCTAGTGGATACACTCAATCTGAAAAGCGCTCCATGGGGACGGTTGCAGCAGGCGTTGACAAAGCATTATCCCGAGGTGCTTGACACGTATCATCTCATTTGGCAAGATCCGCGTGGATATGCCACCGCGCTCGCCAAGCGCATCGCCCGCGCCGCGGAACGGCACAATGTCGCCTACGAACTCTGCTTCTGAGTGCTTATAGCAGGCTGAGCCAGGGAATAAATCCTATGCCTGCATGCGCTCCATGTATTCTTTGATCGCCGGCACTGCGGTCAATTTTTCGTAGAAGAAGTTGTTGACCAAGTTGATGACTTCGGCGCGCGCTGCTTCCGCTTCCGGCCTCAGCTTCTGTCCGCTTTTCTGCCGGGTCAGGCTATCCCGCAGCCGCAGCAGATAGCGCACGATCTCTGTCTCCTTGGCACCCTCCAGCGCATCAACAACTGCCAGAATCAACTGATCGGCCTGAGCCAAAACATAATCCATGGAGATGCTTGATCCAGGTTGGACCACATCATCCAAAGTCCGGATGAGAGACCAGACCTGATAGAGCACTGTCGCAGGTTCGTCAAACAACTCGCGCAGAAAAGCAGCCTCATAGTAGTGTCCAGTCAGGCGAAAGATGTTGTACATGCGCTTGGCTGCCTTGCCATAGTTGACGTCCTTGGTCAGGTACTTCTTGACTTCCCTCTCCAATGCCGCTACATAGTCATCCAAAGCATCGGCGGAGACATGGCGTGTGAGCTTGGAAAAGAGGGGAATAGACTCGGCTTCTAGGTAAACCTCCTGGAAGTACGGATCGAGGTAGCCATCTAAGGGCGTGATGTCACCATCCGGGGCTTCCCACGTAACATCCAGCATATTGCTAGCATTGGCCAGCCTGCTGCGTTTCGGGTCGGCGATCACCCAATCCAGTTTGCACCAACCAGGCTCCATGGCTACATCATCCCAACGAATAACCGCTGGCTTGCCATCGGGATAAGAAGCTTCGATTTGCCCGGCGCGTATCTCCTCCACTGACCATGCAATGGGTGCTCCCGCTTTCATGACCTGGCCCTCTTTGATGACGTCGAAGGGATATGAACCAAACTTGACCTCGATCAGTTGATAAGTAGGCCCTTTGGCTGTGGCAAGTGCTTTGTCACGTATCAGTTTGGCCAGGATGCGGCAGGCTTCTTCCTTAGAAGGTGCTTTGATGTTGACGCGCTCGAAGTAGTCGCAATCCCCAGGGTACGTCTGGATTTTGGACTGAGCGGCTGAGCCAGACAGTGCCAGAGCTGTTTCTACCACACCGGGCTGATCCTGGAACTCCACCAGGCGGCCAATCTCACGAAAGTAGGCCAGTTCTTCCGGGCTAAAATCCAGCATCACGATGGTATGACCGAAAACACCGCTGCGCGTGTCCACCACGATCTCGTCCTTTGGTTGCCAGGCAGCCATCGCTGTCAACCACTGCAAAGCTTCCGCCTCATCCATCTCAATGCCGAGTCGTTTGGCTGATTCTATGATGCGAGCCAGATCTGCTGAAGCAGAACTACCTTGTTCATTGCTCATCGCACGCCACCTTTCCTTATCATGTTAATACAAACGAGGTTTTATACCTGTAACGCACAACTTTCCTAGTCTTGCTGGAAAAACCCTCTGCCTACCCCCAGACATTATAGCCCAAAGTCTCACCTGCTGCAACCTAACCTGCGTCATCGGGGCTGCTGCCAGTTTGACAACATCTGCTCTCGCGGTTAAACTAATATGGTTGTGAGGCAATCACCCAGTTAGCCGGCGTTATAGAACCTCGTCCGCCCACTATTTGGATTTTGTCCTTGCCTCTGCCAGCTCAATGCACAAGGAGGTTTCATGAACCCACGTCTACGGTCTATTTTCCGCAGCGATGGACACGCAGTTATTGTGCCCATTGATCACACCATGGCCCTGGGACTTGTCGCGGGGTGGGAAAAACCAGAAAAGACCTTATCTGCTGTCATCGAGGGCGGGGTGGATGCCATCATGACTACCTACGGCATTGCTAAGCATTTCCGTCCGCTATGGCAGGGAAAAGTGGCCATGATCGTACGCTTGGATGGAGGAACAACGCTCTTTTCCGAAGAATGGGGTGCAAACACGCGCTGGGTACAACTGTACACGGTCGAGGACGCTCTGCGCATTGGCGCAAACGGTGTCATCGTGATGACCTGGTTTGGCATCCCTGTGGAGGTTGATTCTATTCAAACTACGGCACGTGTAGCCGCAGAATGCGAGCGTTGGCAGGTGCCTATGGCTGCTGAAGCACTTCCTCCGCGTTCCAAATGGCATGACTCCGAGGCGCTGGCGACAGCCGCCCGCATCGCTGCTGAATACGGCGCCGATTTCATTAAAACTCATTACCCTGGTTCGGTGAACGCTTTCCAACGTATCGCGTCCGCCTGTCCCGTTCCAGTGCTGACCGCCGGAGGCGCTCGCACCGAATCCGTGCGCGATACACTACAGGCCGCCCAGGATATGCTGCAAGGTGGCGGAGCTGGCGTCTTTTGTGGGCGCAATGTATGGCAGCATCCTAATCCCGCTGCTGTGACCAGAGCCCTGGTGCGCTTGATCCACGAAGGCGCCACTGTAGAGCAAGCTTTGCAAGAAGTGCCATAACGCTGAGCCTCTTCGATGAAATTTGACGATTGAGACCGCACAGCTATAATAGTTGCATATTTTGAGAAATTTTTCTTGCTCGAGGTGAACAATGCTGAAATCTGATGAACTAAGAGAAAGAGATGCCAAGTGTATTGTCCGCGCCTGGGCCAGCGAGGCAGAGCCAACTGTTGTGGCCCATGCCAAAGGTGCCACGGTTTGGGATCCAGATGGACGAGAGTACATTGACTGCTCCTCTGGCCTTTTTGCGGTCAACGTAGGCCATTGCCATCCAGAGGTCATTGCCGCTATTAAGGAGCAGGTCGAGAAAGTAATGCAGGTCTCTATCCTGCAGACTACAGAACCGCTGATCACCCTAGCAGAAAAACTTGTGGAGATCACTCCGCCCAATTTGAGCAAATGCTATTTCACCAACGGTGGGACAGAATCCATTGACACCGCGGTCAAGTTGGTGCGCCAATACACCGGCAAATACGAAATCATCGTGCTCAAGAATGCCTTTCACGGACTATCTGGATGGGCCTTAGCCGGCACAGGCGCTACATCTTACAAGAAGGGTTTTGGACCTTTGCCTACCGGCTTTTTGCGCGCTCCCCATGCTTATTGCTATCGCTGTCCTTTTGATCGTTCTTATCCATCCTGTGAATTGCGCTGTGCACAGGAAATTGAGAACATCATCCTCGACCAGGCCATCTGCACCGTGTCCGAAGGTTCAATAGGCGCAGTGCTGGTCGAACCTGTGCAGGGACGTGGCGGTATTATCCCTCCCGATGACTGGTTGCCCCGCGTGCGGGAGATCTGCACCAAGCATGGATTGCTATTGGCGCTTGACGAGATACAGACGGCTTTCGGGCGAACAGGCAAGTTCTTCGCCTTCCAGCACCGCGATGTGATCCCGGACGTGCTGGTCCTCTCGAAGAACGTAGGAGGCGGAATTCCATCCGGTGTAGTCATGATGAGCGACGAAATGGCGCAAAAATTCTTCACCGGCACGACCCCCACCCACTCCGGCAATGCCCTGGCTGCGGCCGCCGGTCTGGCAGCATTGCAGGTTTTGCTGAGGGAGAAACTATGGGAGAATGCCGCGGCTATGGGACAGCGCTTCCGCGAGGGGTTCCTCAACATGCGCATGGCTAAGTATGTCGGTGAGGCCCGTTTCAAAGGGCTGATGGGCGGCGTGGAACTAGTGCTGGATCAGAAGACCAAGCAACCCGTGCCCAGAGCAGAGATGAACCGCATCAAGTGGGCTCTGTGGAAACGCGGCGTCATCATCTCTGCATCAGGGCCACTCGGCAACGTTTTCCGCGTTCAGCCACCCCTGGTCATCACCGCAGAGCAGGTGGACAAAGTGGTCGCTGCATTTGATGAATCACTTGCAGAAGTGCTGAAATGATTTTATAATACCAAAAATTCAGGCAGGATTGCCTTTCCAGTCTGGGGAGCAAGGGGCCAGAGCACAAGGCGAGTTAGTGGGTAGTAGAGTGAACCTTACCAAAACAAAAGGAGGCTAAAGGTGAACGAACGCACGTTACGTCTGATCATGATCGCCGGACTGGTGATCACCGCAGTTGCTATCTTAGTGATGCAGCCATGGGGAGCTGGCATGGGGCCTTCGGGGTCTCCGCAGCGAGTTTTGCTTCTGTGGATCTTTGCCTTTGTAGGAGCTTTTCCTTTTGCTGTTTACTGGATGTACAAGTTCGCGCAGGTGCCAGAGTGGAACGTGATGCCCGGGCGTTACATCAAAGGCATGAAGGTAAAGGTTGGCGCACCTTATACCTACGTAGCCATTGGCGTGATTGGTGCTCTGTTCGCTGTGGCCGCGCTGAGCGAGGGCATCCGCTTGGACTTTCAGGCAATGGTCATTGCTGCTTCTGCCGCTCTGTTTGGTAGCGTCATCTCTTTCTTTGGACTATTGGTAGGGCAAGTGCTGGGTCGTCTCTTCATCCATCCCTTCTGGGTTTCCGGTGGACCCTCGGTCTTTGTCAACATCCTGCCCTACTCTGTCTTTGATGCCGCTATCTGGGCGTTCGCTGGCTACATCTTCTTCCGCTTCGTGCACAACCGTGGCACACGTGCTTTCTGGCCCGCATTCCTCACTGCCTGGATCATCTCGGAACCAGTGCACCAGATCGCGTGGCTGGTGGGCGACTATATCATTGGCAACCCCTGGGAAGCTGCCGCAGTGCGAATCGCTGGAGACTGGGTGCTGCCCCAACCTGCCTTCCCCTTCTTGCCCTACTGGGTACTGAGCGCTATCGCCTTTGTACCCATTGGCTACCTGGCAGGGAACGCTGTACGGCAAGCCTGGGCGAGAGGGCGTGTGGAAGCTGAGGAAAGCTAGCCACCCGGACACGAGACCCGCTCTGTCCACTCGTAGAGTCGCTGTTCTTGGGTCTTGACCGGGTGCATGGTACAATGCGCCTTGTGCTCCGCCCCAGCCCATCGCCCTAGCACGGCGATGCGCTCCCATGAGCCGCCCCGCGCCAACAGGGCGGCTCAATTCTATAATAAATGAGGTTTGTTCATGGCTCTTATCGAATTGAAAGATTATAGCTTCCGGTATCGAGGTTTTAAGCGAAAAGCACTTGCCGACATCAACCTGGAGATAGAGGGGGGAAGCGTGGTAGGCCTCATCGGCCGCGCTGGCGCCGGCAAGACCACCCTGCTCAAATCCTTGATCGGCATCATTCCCTTTGTGGATTCAGGCGATTACGAAGGCGAGGTCGTGGTCAATGGGCTGCGTGTGAAGGAGCAGACCATTGGCGACATGGCACGCTATGTTGGTATCGTGTTGGAGAACCCGGACGTACAGATCTTCTCACTCACAGTACGGGATGACATCGCCTTCGGTCCGGCTAACCTTGGTTTGCCCCTCGAAGAAATCGAGAAGCGCGTGCAATACGCCCTGGAGCAGGCTGAACTAAAAGGATTTGAGGAAAGAAACCCCAACGACTTGTCCGGAGGAGAGCAACAAAGCCTGGCCATTGCTGGCGCTCTGGCCATGATGCCACGCGTGCTGGCTTTGGACGAACCAGTGGCTATGCTGGACCCGGTGGGCAAAGAACGCGTGCTCTCTATAATGGAGCACGTCGCGCGTCGCAGTGCTGACACACTGACGATCATTTCCGAGGCCGGCGCAGACATTGAGACCGTAGCCGAAAAGGTTGACCGTGTCATTATCCTGCACAAAGGCGAAGCCCTTCGCGATGGTTCACGTGAGCTATTTGCCGATCCGATACTGGATGAAATTGGCGTTGGACGACCGCAGGTAAGCTCCCTGTTTGCGGGATTGCGCGAGGCAGGCATACCTGTGAACCATATCCCCATCACTCTGGATGAGGCAGTTGTCGAGATGGAGAAACTGCTCGCCAAGAGGGGAATAGACCGCATTCAATTGCCACCTCACTACGGTCAGCGCCAGCAGCAGCGTACGTTCGGCGAAGAAATCGTGCGCGTAGAGAACTTGCATCACATCTACATGCCCAAGATCCACGCACTCAAAGGCGTTTCCATGAGCGTGCGCTCAGGCGAGATCGTGGGCATTATCGGACAGAATGGCTCCGGCAAGACAACTCTGGCTCGCCATCTCGTAGGACTGTTGAAGCCGACGAACCGAGATGCAGTAGTACAGGTTATGGGCAAAGACATCCCCAAGATGGATTTGCGCCAGGTCATCAAGATGATCAACTACGTATTCCAGAATCCCGATGACCAGATCTTCGCCGATACCGTCTGGGAAGAAGTTGCCTTTGCCCCGATGATGATGGATATGCCCGAAGAAGAAACCAAGAAGTTGGTTCAAGAGGCGATTGAGGTCTTTCGCCTAAAGGGGCATGAATCGGACTATACTATGTCCTTGCCTGAGGACCTGAAGACATTCCTGGCTATTGCCAGCATTCTCCCACTGAAACCACGCATCCTGCTTATTGACGAACCAACAACGGGTCTGGATACCTGGGGGTCACAGGTTATGATGGACAGCATTGAGCAATTGCGCTCTGCCGGCCACACGATCCTTATCATCACCCATACAATGAAGACAGTAGCGCGCTATTGCGATCGCGTGATCGTCATGAACCAGGGCGAGATCATCGCCGATGGAACGACGCGGGAAGTTTTCTCTCAGCCGGAGAAGTTACTGGAAGCAGACATCAAACCGCCGCAAATCACCCAATTGGGACAAAGGCTGGTGGACAGGGGATTCCCTGGTGATGTATTGACCGTGGAGGAGATGCGAGATATCCTTCTCTACAATCTGAAACCGGGGGAGGCATGAGCAATGGCATATTGGTTGGAGTACGAATCGCGCGATACACCAATCCACAAAGGAGTGCAAACCTTAACCAAGTTAGTCGTTTTTGGCTGTATTGGACTGCTGGCCGGGCTGTGGTGGGATCCACGCTATCAACTGTTGCTGGTGATACCGGCGATTCTGTTGATCAGAGCTTCGAAACTACCGCTTGGCTGGTTCAAGGTAGTGGCACTGGCTATTGCTACCAGCATCTACCCCGTAACCCTGACCGCTATTGGCCAGACCAACCCCGACCTGTTCAAAGTCCTGGACAAGACCTGGGCAACCACACCTATTGCGCTCGTTACTCTGCCCGTGGCAGGGCGCGTGGGATTGACCTATGGCAGCATCATGTGGCTAGTAGCTGCAGAGTTGCGTACTCTGGTGGTAGCTTCTTATGCCTTCGTCTTTATCTATACAACTTCGATGGCCGAACTGACCGACACCCTTCTTATGCTAAAAGTGCCCCGTCCGGTGATTTTTGTGGTTTCGATTGCATACAAACTAATCCCTCAGTTGCAACGCGTTGTAGATCATATCTTGAGCGCACAACGCTTGCGTGGCTGGCACCTGCGCTACTGGAATCCGGTAAAAATTATCCGCAAAGCCATGCCTCTGATGAAACCGCTAATGCGGCGCGCAGCTATGCTTACCGAACAGATCACCGTTGCGACGGAGATACGCGCCTTTGGCACCGGCAAACCAACGCCCACGCGGCCATTGAAATTGAATCGGATAGACTATGTGATAATGGGCATCACGATTGTGCTGACAGTCATTGGTCTGTATGGTTTGGCATTCCATAACGCGGGGTTGTTGTAGCCACCACAAACCTCCCGTAGGCTCAGAGCCTGCGGGAGGTTTGCTTCTATTATGTAGTCTTGGTTTTTGATAAGGGAGTTACACCAGAGTAGCCCCGCCGCTCAGTTCATGGTTGTTATGCATCAGCGATTGCTCGAAGGTTATGCAGGGCAATTAGCAGATCAATTCGTGGTAGTAACGGAAAAACAGGTACGCTGTGCACGTACATGAAAGTGAGCAA
This genomic window from Chloroflexota bacterium contains:
- a CDS encoding CPBP family intramembrane metalloprotease — encoded protein: MWTFLVYALPLGIIAIANLGVRHRAWRWLTHIGLCLLNALAIFAGLLLLRATHPMPPMLEGMNLGTLGLAFIAMGMLGFACLSISVRRALAHWLDIDPASPVHTTALVFLVYLAALSLGTLLSGWELQRAAAETVGIAPESLVFGQLFFVLLALAGVGLGIRRNVRQTLARLGLSMPSLRHLKSAIAMIAAFLFLDYVTSWLWHQFWPVHYRMVMEATQRLFAPYNSPAGALLLALSAGIGEETLFRGALQPRFRIALTAAVFALGHMQYTLSPAILEIWLIGLALGWLRQKSNTMTCMIVHIGYNFLDMFLMRFLP
- a CDS encoding ribonuclease H-like domain-containing protein, which produces MNHTLNSGRQPVSSEKLRRLGVQLGVAGLRPAAKGSRSTPATSLEALVPGQVVETPYGTCFMVETRYHLDYTHGGYPLGELPSRERPSPYLAHLTGDQRVAAQDFASAIFFDIETTGLGIGAGMYAFMVGFGTFEGDAFCLRQYFMRDYHEEEALLYLLNQHMQGFSWWVSFNGRNFDLPILATRFTCGRQEMPLAQAPHLDLLYPARRLWRQRLSSCALSSLEAGVLGMTREGDVPGWLIPELYFDYLRYGEVEPLRQVFLHNALDILSLVALTVKADAMLRDPFGQEVEHAVDLYSLGLVFESLGERHAAQRAYEQALQKRLPPGIQEQALRRLSFLYKRSGQTERAVRIWHVLQEKNRAEAYVELAKYYEHQQRDYAIAARLVSEALALDNLPAKGYCSPQALRARLARLKRKLGEGGLPMPHIESYSFGRITIDGKTYTSDVIILPDGVRPGWWRKEGHNLHKEDLVEIIAVRPQVLVIGTGNVGLMQVPQDVLDYLATHGIRAEIEHTAAACKRYNELSASEQVAAALHLTC
- a CDS encoding radical SAM protein, with the translated sequence MLNMIVREITCKSALTRSGISGVDYALNPYVGCQHGCAYCYAVFMKRFTGHREEWGQFVDVRVNAPQVLSRQLEHAKPGTVSLGTVTDAYQPLERQYELSWQCLQALVAHPDFSTTVLTKSALVLRDLDVLREMKDVEVAFTITTLNESVRRALEPHASPIPQRIEALSRLHDAGIRTWAFFGPALPVFSDSEEDIDALFAALAQTGISHILVDTLNLKSAPWGRLQQALTKHYPEVLDTYHLIWQDPRGYATALAKRIARAAERHNVAYELCF
- a CDS encoding fructose-bisphosphate aldolase, with protein sequence MNPRLRSIFRSDGHAVIVPIDHTMALGLVAGWEKPEKTLSAVIEGGVDAIMTTYGIAKHFRPLWQGKVAMIVRLDGGTTLFSEEWGANTRWVQLYTVEDALRIGANGVIVMTWFGIPVEVDSIQTTARVAAECERWQVPMAAEALPPRSKWHDSEALATAARIAAEYGADFIKTHYPGSVNAFQRIASACPVPVLTAGGARTESVRDTLQAAQDMLQGGGAGVFCGRNVWQHPNPAAVTRALVRLIHEGATVEQALQEVP
- a CDS encoding aspartate aminotransferase family protein gives rise to the protein MLKSDELRERDAKCIVRAWASEAEPTVVAHAKGATVWDPDGREYIDCSSGLFAVNVGHCHPEVIAAIKEQVEKVMQVSILQTTEPLITLAEKLVEITPPNLSKCYFTNGGTESIDTAVKLVRQYTGKYEIIVLKNAFHGLSGWALAGTGATSYKKGFGPLPTGFLRAPHAYCYRCPFDRSYPSCELRCAQEIENIILDQAICTVSEGSIGAVLVEPVQGRGGIIPPDDWLPRVREICTKHGLLLALDEIQTAFGRTGKFFAFQHRDVIPDVLVLSKNVGGGIPSGVVMMSDEMAQKFFTGTTPTHSGNALAAAAGLAALQVLLREKLWENAAAMGQRFREGFLNMRMAKYVGEARFKGLMGGVELVLDQKTKQPVPRAEMNRIKWALWKRGVIISASGPLGNVFRVQPPLVITAEQVDKVVAAFDESLAEVLK
- a CDS encoding ATP-binding cassette domain-containing protein codes for the protein MALIELKDYSFRYRGFKRKALADINLEIEGGSVVGLIGRAGAGKTTLLKSLIGIIPFVDSGDYEGEVVVNGLRVKEQTIGDMARYVGIVLENPDVQIFSLTVRDDIAFGPANLGLPLEEIEKRVQYALEQAELKGFEERNPNDLSGGEQQSLAIAGALAMMPRVLALDEPVAMLDPVGKERVLSIMEHVARRSADTLTIISEAGADIETVAEKVDRVIILHKGEALRDGSRELFADPILDEIGVGRPQVSSLFAGLREAGIPVNHIPITLDEAVVEMEKLLAKRGIDRIQLPPHYGQRQQQRTFGEEIVRVENLHHIYMPKIHALKGVSMSVRSGEIVGIIGQNGSGKTTLARHLVGLLKPTNRDAVVQVMGKDIPKMDLRQVIKMINYVFQNPDDQIFADTVWEEVAFAPMMMDMPEEETKKLVQEAIEVFRLKGHESDYTMSLPEDLKTFLAIASILPLKPRILLIDEPTTGLDTWGSQVMMDSIEQLRSAGHTILIITHTMKTVARYCDRVIVMNQGEIIADGTTREVFSQPEKLLEADIKPPQITQLGQRLVDRGFPGDVLTVEEMRDILLYNLKPGEA
- a CDS encoding energy-coupling factor transporter transmembrane protein EcfT, whose translation is MAYWLEYESRDTPIHKGVQTLTKLVVFGCIGLLAGLWWDPRYQLLLVIPAILLIRASKLPLGWFKVVALAIATSIYPVTLTAIGQTNPDLFKVLDKTWATTPIALVTLPVAGRVGLTYGSIMWLVAAELRTLVVASYAFVFIYTTSMAELTDTLLMLKVPRPVIFVVSIAYKLIPQLQRVVDHILSAQRLRGWHLRYWNPVKIIRKAMPLMKPLMRRAAMLTEQITVATEIRAFGTGKPTPTRPLKLNRIDYVIMGITIVLTVIGLYGLAFHNAGLL